The Streptomyces tubercidicus DNA segment GCCATGGCCGCGTTCACGCAGATCATCACCGCGCGCGGCATCACGGCTGTGGCCCCCGAGCAGGCACAGGGCGGCGAGTCCGGCCGGCCGGAGATCGTCCTCCCTTCGGACACCACGCTGGTGCAGGCACTCTCCGACCTCCTGATGTCCGTACCGTCCTCCCCTCAGCCCACCCTCTACGTGACCGGCCACAGCCTCGGCGGCTGCATCGCCACCACGCTGGGCACGTACCTTCAGGCCCAGACCATCCAGCCGAACACGCCGCGGCTGGCACTCGTCACCTTCGCCGCCCCCACCGCCGGTCTGAAGAGCTTTGCCGATTACCTCGGCTCCCGGCCATGGAGCCTGAACGAGCGCTGGGTCAACGCATACGACCTGGTCCCGCGCGCCTGGTCCGATCTGCTGACGGCCAAGAGCTGGTACCCGGCCCCGGGCCCGACGGCGAACGACGAGGTGAAAGTCCTGCTGTCGGTGATCGACGGGCTCCGGAAGGACAACGCCTACGTTCAGCCCAATGCCACCAACCCCAAGACGGTGAACGCGAACTACTCCAAGTACGACAGCGGGCTCGTCAACCACACCACCGCCGACTTCCTGGGCCAGGTCGCGTTCCAGCACGCCAACTCCACGTACCTGACCCTGCTGGGCGCGCCCGTCGTCCCTGCCGGCCCGGTGGTGACCTCGGTGAGTCCCACCTACGGGTGGGGCGGTAAGTCGGTCACCGTCACCATCAAGGGCAGCGGATTCACCAAGGACAGTGTTGTCGACTTCGGCCCGATCCCGTGCGCTGTGTTCGACGTCGACCCGTCCGGTACGCAGATCATCGCGACCGCGCCCGACGGACACGGCATCGTCGACGTTCGCGTCACCACGATGCTCGGCACGTCGCCCGCCGTGCCGCTGGGGCGGTTCGCCTACGACGGCGGACCCGCGCCCGTGGTGGTCAGCGGGATCTCCCCGCGCAGCGGGACGGCCGGCACTCAGGTCACCATCAGCGGCTCGGGTTTCGCAGCCGGGGCGGCCGTGCGGATCAAGGACGTCGCCTTGAGCGCGGTCACCGTCGTGTCACCGACCCAGATCACGGCGAAGGTGCCGCTTCGGCGGCCGGAGTGGAAGACGGTGGACATCACCGTGACGGTCGGCGTGGCCACGTCGCCTACCAGCCCGGCCGACGAATTCACGTACACCGGTTGAGCCCAGGGCGGGGCCGGCATTCGACGCGAGCGCGTTCAGACACGGTCCGCAGGCTCCGCCCCCGCCGACACCGTGAGCCCGGCCGTCTCGGCAGCGATGGCCGGGGTAGGCATCGACGTGCACCGGTCCAGACCAGGTCCTCCGAGGCGTTGATGGACGTCAGTTGCAGCAGTCGCAGCCGGGGCGGCATCCGCACGCGTCCGCCTCGGTGTCGGCGGACGGCACCGTCACGGCAGCCGGGGCCGCGCAGCAGCCCCTGCCCTGCCAGGCGTCGCGGCCTTCCTTGACGGCGATGGCGGCGATGACCAGAGCTGCGATGGGGTCCGCCCAAGACCAACCCAGGGTGGCGTTGAGCACCAGGCCGACGAGGAGGACGGCGGACAGGTACGTGCACAGGAGCGTCTGCTTGGAGTCGGCGACGGCCGAGACGGAACCGAGCTCGCGTCCGGCCTTGCGCTGGGCCGCGGACAGGAACGGCATCATCACGAGCGAGAGGGCAGCGATGACGATGCCGGGAACGGAGCGGTCGGCCTCACCGGTGCCGGCCAGTGCCCGGATGGCGTCAACGGCGACGTAGGTGGCGAGGGCGAAGAAGGAGACGGCGATGATCCGCAGGGTGGTCTTCTCCCGTGCCTCGCGCAGGGCGTGGTCGCGGGCGGAGAACTGCCAGGCGACCGCACTGGCGGAGGAGACCTCGATGACCGAGTCGAGGCCGAAGCCGATCAGCGCGGTGGAGGAGGCGATCGTCCCGGCGGTGATCGCGACGATCGCTTCCATCGCGTTGTAGGTGATGGTGGCCGCGACCAGCCACCGTATGCGGCGGGCGAGCGCCTCCCGGCGGGCCGGGGCCGGGCCTGTGCCGAGGGGAATCCCGGCGGTCATCAGCAGCAGCCCTTCGTCTCCGCGTCCGGGCAGGTCTTGTCTGCCTCGACCGCGAGCACGGTGGTGCGCAGGTCGTCCAGCGCATGGCCCAGGCGTGCGTCGGCGAGTTCGTAGCGACTG contains these protein-coding regions:
- a CDS encoding cation transporter: MTAGIPLGTGPAPARREALARRIRWLVAATITYNAMEAIVAITAGTIASSTALIGFGLDSVIEVSSASAVAWQFSARDHALREAREKTTLRIIAVSFFALATYVAVDAIRALAGTGEADRSVPGIVIAALSLVMMPFLSAAQRKAGRELGSVSAVADSKQTLLCTYLSAVLLVGLVLNATLGWSWADPIAALVIAAIAVKEGRDAWQGRGCCAAPAAVTVPSADTEADACGCRPGCDCCN
- a CDS encoding IPT/TIG domain-containing protein, with the protein product MTKAPQSAPTPAQVTMTLSAIAATAATPRPSGESQQEQLQRARLGITAQLNNAGLATGSTWELMWLALSPDNANLAYIAWNSDGSNQIAVAIRGTIDNPIDMMEDLDVGTVVPFTAGGSTDIAISAGAMAAFTQIITARGITAVAPEQAQGGESGRPEIVLPSDTTLVQALSDLLMSVPSSPQPTLYVTGHSLGGCIATTLGTYLQAQTIQPNTPRLALVTFAAPTAGLKSFADYLGSRPWSLNERWVNAYDLVPRAWSDLLTAKSWYPAPGPTANDEVKVLLSVIDGLRKDNAYVQPNATNPKTVNANYSKYDSGLVNHTTADFLGQVAFQHANSTYLTLLGAPVVPAGPVVTSVSPTYGWGGKSVTVTIKGSGFTKDSVVDFGPIPCAVFDVDPSGTQIIATAPDGHGIVDVRVTTMLGTSPAVPLGRFAYDGGPAPVVVSGISPRSGTAGTQVTISGSGFAAGAAVRIKDVALSAVTVVSPTQITAKVPLRRPEWKTVDITVTVGVATSPTSPADEFTYTG